One Gavia stellata isolate bGavSte3 chromosome 20, bGavSte3.hap2, whole genome shotgun sequence genomic region harbors:
- the EIF2S2 gene encoding eukaryotic translation initiation factor 2 subunit 2 isoform X2 produces the protein MSGDEMIFDPTMSKKKKKKKKPFMLDEEGGDTQAEETQQSETKEVEPEPTEDKDVEADEEDSRKKDATDDLDDLNFFNQKKKKKKTKKIFDIDEAEEGVKDLKIEGDVPEPVEPEDDLDIMLGNKKKKKKNVKFPDEDEIMEKDEAFEDEDSKKDDGISFSLQSGPAWAGSERDYTYDELLNRVFNIMREKNPDMVAGEKRKFVMKPPQVVRVGTKKTSFVNFTDICKFGSIDGNNQLVIKGRFQQKQIENVLRRYIKEYVTCHTCRSPDTILQKDTRLYFLQCETCHSRCSVASIKTGFQAVTGKRAQLRAKAN, from the exons ATGTCGGGCGACGAG ATGATTTTCGATCCCACTAtgagcaagaagaagaagaaaaagaagaagccCTTTATGTTGGATGAGGAAGGAGGGGATACACAAGCGGAAGAGACTCAGcaatcagaaacaaaagaagttgAACCAGAGCCAACAGAAGACAAAGATGTtgaagcagatgaagaagaCAGCCGGAAGAAAG ATGCAACAGATGACCTGGATGATTTAAACTTCTtcaatcaaaagaaaaagaagaaaaaaacaaaaaagatatttgatatagatgaagcagaagaaggcGTAAAG GACTTGAAAATTGAAGGAGATGTGCCAGAGCCAGTAGAACCTGAAGATGACCTTGATATCATGCTGggcaataaaaagaagaaaaagaagaatgtgaAGTTTCCAGATGAAGATGAGATAATGGAGAAGGATGAAG CTTTTGAGGATGAAGATAGCAAAAAAGATGATGGAATTTCTTTTAGCCTTCAGTCAGGACCTGCATGGGCAGGCTCAGAAAGGGACTACACATATGATGAG ttgctcAACAGAGTGTTTAACATCATGcgggaaaaaaacccagatatgGTAGCTGGAGAAAAACGAAAATTTGTCATGAAGCCTCCGCAGGTTGTGAGAGTAGGGAccaagaaaacatcttttgtcAACTTTACAGATATCTGCAAATT tgGCTCAATAGATGGTAACAACCAGCTTGTAATCAAAGGAAGATTCCAGCAAAAACAGATAGAAAATGTCTTGAGAAGATATATCA aggagTATGTCACCTGTCATACGTGTCGGTCACCAGACACAATCCTACAGAAGGACACCAGATTATATTTCTTGCAGTGTGAGACCTGCCACTCTCGCTGCTCCGTCGCCAGCATCAAAACTGGTTTCCAGGCTGTCACAGGCAAGAGAGCACAGCTCCGTGCCAAAGCTAACTAG
- the EIF2S2 gene encoding eukaryotic translation initiation factor 2 subunit 2 isoform X1 encodes MSGDEMIFDPTMSKKKKKKKKPFMLDEEGGDTQAEETQQSETKEVEPEPTEDKDVEADEEDSRKKDATDDLDDLNFFNQKKKKKKTKKIFDIDEAEEGVKDLKIEGDVPEPVEPEDDLDIMLGNKKKKKKNVKFPDEDEIMEKDEAFEDEDSKKDDGISFSLQSGPAWAGSERDYTYDELLNRVFNIMREKNPDMVAGEKRKFVMKPPQVVRVGTKKTSFVNFTDICKLLHRQPKHLLAFLLAELGTSGSIDGNNQLVIKGRFQQKQIENVLRRYIKEYVTCHTCRSPDTILQKDTRLYFLQCETCHSRCSVASIKTGFQAVTGKRAQLRAKAN; translated from the exons ATGTCGGGCGACGAG ATGATTTTCGATCCCACTAtgagcaagaagaagaagaaaaagaagaagccCTTTATGTTGGATGAGGAAGGAGGGGATACACAAGCGGAAGAGACTCAGcaatcagaaacaaaagaagttgAACCAGAGCCAACAGAAGACAAAGATGTtgaagcagatgaagaagaCAGCCGGAAGAAAG ATGCAACAGATGACCTGGATGATTTAAACTTCTtcaatcaaaagaaaaagaagaaaaaaacaaaaaagatatttgatatagatgaagcagaagaaggcGTAAAG GACTTGAAAATTGAAGGAGATGTGCCAGAGCCAGTAGAACCTGAAGATGACCTTGATATCATGCTGggcaataaaaagaagaaaaagaagaatgtgaAGTTTCCAGATGAAGATGAGATAATGGAGAAGGATGAAG CTTTTGAGGATGAAGATAGCAAAAAAGATGATGGAATTTCTTTTAGCCTTCAGTCAGGACCTGCATGGGCAGGCTCAGAAAGGGACTACACATATGATGAG ttgctcAACAGAGTGTTTAACATCATGcgggaaaaaaacccagatatgGTAGCTGGAGAAAAACGAAAATTTGTCATGAAGCCTCCGCAGGTTGTGAGAGTAGGGAccaagaaaacatcttttgtcAACTTTACAGATATCTGCAAATT attacATCGTCAGCCAAAACATCTCCTGGCGTTTTTGTTGGCAGAATTGGGTACAAG tgGCTCAATAGATGGTAACAACCAGCTTGTAATCAAAGGAAGATTCCAGCAAAAACAGATAGAAAATGTCTTGAGAAGATATATCA aggagTATGTCACCTGTCATACGTGTCGGTCACCAGACACAATCCTACAGAAGGACACCAGATTATATTTCTTGCAGTGTGAGACCTGCCACTCTCGCTGCTCCGTCGCCAGCATCAAAACTGGTTTCCAGGCTGTCACAGGCAAGAGAGCACAGCTCCGTGCCAAAGCTAACTAG